One window of the Manihot esculenta cultivar AM560-2 chromosome 14, M.esculenta_v8, whole genome shotgun sequence genome contains the following:
- the LOC110630892 gene encoding uncharacterized protein LOC110630892, protein MVSDSINASIPYAPKDFAKKKKANRSAKLKQCKLDARREQWLSQVAVKNKVSKQETNGQQVSLFDNEKRNAIENLETNRRGRRDEDEKENGTIYHDFDSDSRSHSPPGSRVLSGTNAGTNFTGSSSSSSSSSSGGCCSGSITEEEEEEADDDCLDDWEAMADALAANDDNKQENQNDNSCPRLVTESSPQIDPGVRSDSNSNNLGYSREDLKQEGPRTASPRLSSGHSRAWRPDDAFRPQSLPNLSKQRSFPSAEGHRGQGGLPWHFSKVVNVPSSCPICCEELDVTDTSFLPCMCGYRLCLFCYNRILHVEDGRCPGCRKNYEGNAEEAELSVNGGSLTFWLSRSYSMVART, encoded by the exons ATGGTTTCCGATTCGATCAACGCTTCCATTCCATATGCTCCTAAGGATTTCGCCAAGAAGAAAAAG GCGAACCGTTCTGCCAAACTGAAGCAGTGCAAGCTTGATGCGCGTCGCGAGCAATGGCTTTCTCAAG TTGCAGTTAAGAACAAAGTAAGCAAGCAGGAAACGAACGGCCAGCAAGTATCCCTGTTTGACAACGAGAAGAGGAATGCCATAGAGAATTTAGAGACGAAtcgaagaggaagaagagatgAAGATGAGAAGGAAAACGGTACGATCTATCACGATTTCGATTCAGATTCCCGTTCGCACAGTCCCCCGGGCAGCCGGGTTCTTAGCGGCACCAATGCTGGCACCAATTTCACGGGCTCctccagcagcagcagcagtagCAGCAGTGGTGGCTGTTGCTCTGGCAGCATTAcggaggaggaagaagaggaagCTGATGATGATTGCTTGGACGATTGGGAGGCTATGGCTGATGCTCTAGCTGCAAATGATGATAACAAGCAAGAAAATCAAAATGACAATTCGTGTCCGCGACTGGTAACGGAGTCCTCCCCACAAATTGATCCAGGTGTTCGATCAGATTCTAATTCAAATAATTTGGGTTACAGTCGTGAGGATTTGAAGCAAGAGGGGCCAAGAACGGCATCACCTAGACTGTCTTCTGGGCATAGCCGGGCGTGGAGGCCGGATGATGCATTTCGACCACAGAGTCTTCCTAATTTGTCGAAGCAGCGGAGCTTTCCGAGTGCAGAGGGGCATCGTGGACAGGGTGGACTTCCGTGGCACTTCTCAAAAGTTGTTAACGTGCCTTCTTCCTGTCCCATATGTTGCGAGGAATTGGATGTTACAGATACGAGTTTCTTACCCTGCATGTGCGGATATCGGCTTTGCCTCTTCTGTTACAATAGAATATTACACGTGGAGGATGGACGCTGTCCAGGTTGTAGGAAGAACTATGAGGGCAATGCTGAGGAGGCAGAGCTGAGCGTGAATGGAGGTAGCCTGACATTCTGGCTGTCTCGTTCTTATAGCATGGTTGCTAGGACCTAG